The window ATGTCCTAAAGTTTTTCTACACCTTAAAAAACAAGAAAACTGCTGAAACTAAAGAGTTTGATACATGGCCAGAAAATTGGGATGTAGAATGGGATTACGTAAGCAGCAGAAACGAAGTTGTTGAAAAAGGCGTAGAGCCTCAGATAAAAGATTTTGGTATTTCTTCTGTTGAAGACGGTGCAGATTATACACAAGATATCATAACAAATCCAAACTATAATTTTCTGCTGATAGCATATGATTTAGCTAAAACGGAAAAAGATGTTCAAGGTAGAATAAATGATTTTTATGAACTGTGCTCAAATGACAGTGTTTCTTTTGTATGTCTTACTGCCTCCGGCAAAGATTTGGTAACTCCGTTTAAAGCAGAATATAAAATTAACTATCCGTTCTATAACACAGATGGTACAGTGCTAAAAACAATGATAAGGGCCAATCCCGGGCTTATGCTTTTAAAAGGCGGTGTAGTGATAGATATGTGGCATTATAATTCATTCCCTGCTTACAACGATGTTAAGCAAAAATATTTTGGTAAGTAGTGATTAGTTATATTTTCAAGAAAATTATTTACGGATTTTTGGTCATGCTGGGCGTGGTTACTGCCGTTTTTTTCTTGTTTAATGTATTGCCCGGAGATCCTGCTCGATTAATGTTGGGACAGCGTGCCGATCAAGCTTCCATCGATGCAATAAATAAAGATTTAGGAAGAGACAAACCATTGTTCAGTCAGTTTGTATTGTATTTAAATGATTTATCTCCAATCTCATTTCACAATAAAGTGGATAAAGACAATTATTTATTTTTAAATCCTGAAAAATACTCAGCTAAGGAATTGCTTGATATTGGTAGCCAAGGCGTTCTTGTGCTTAAATATCCTTATTTAAGAAGGTCTTACCAAACCAAGAAAAAAGTTTCCGAAATATTACAAGAAACACTTCCTGAAACAGCAGTATTGGCATTTTCAGCCATGGTACTTGCATCTTTTTTAGGAATTATTTTGGGCGTTGTTGCAGCCTTAAAAAAAAATACATTATTCGATAAACTATCTCTTTTGCTTGCAGTACTTGGCATGGCAGGTCCTTCTTTTTTTGTAGGACTAATTTTTGCCTGGATTTTCGGGTATTTGCTAAGCGATTATACCGGATTAAATACAGTTGGCAGCCTATATACATCGGACGATTACGGAAATGGAGAATACTTAGATTTGAAAAATTTAATTCTTCCTGCTGTAACACTTGGAATAAGACCGTTGGCAATCATTGTACAATTAACTCGAAGTTCTCTGTTAGATGTATTGTCGCAAGACTATATACGTACAGCTCATGCAAAAGGGCTATCAAAGGCTGTGGTGGTTTTTAAACATGCCTTAAAAAATGCACTAAATCCTGTTGTTACTGCAATTTCCGGGTGGTTTGCAAGTTTGTTGGCAGGTGCCATTTT is drawn from Bacteroidota bacterium and contains these coding sequences:
- a CDS encoding ABC transporter permease, which gives rise to MISYIFKKIIYGFLVMLGVVTAVFFLFNVLPGDPARLMLGQRADQASIDAINKDLGRDKPLFSQFVLYLNDLSPISFHNKVDKDNYLFLNPEKYSAKELLDIGSQGVLVLKYPYLRRSYQTKKKVSEILQETLPETAVLAFSAMVLASFLGIILGVVAALKKNTLFDKLSLLLAVLGMAGPSFFVGLIFAWIFGYLLSDYTGLNTVGSLYTSDDYGNGEYLDLKNLILPAVTLGIRPLAIIVQLTRSSLLDVLSQDYIRTAHAKGLSKAVVVFKHALKNALNPVVTAISGWFASLLAGAIFVEYIFGWKGVGKEVVDALDKYDLPVVMGTVLVAAFLFVLINILVDIIYGLLDPRIRLR